From Plasmodium relictum strain SGS1 genome assembly, chromosome: 8, the proteins below share one genomic window:
- a CDS encoding PPPDE peptidase, putative — MKKGSRENSTEYRNEEKGCNILDYDESSKIKSIPEPDFNSNMVYLNIYDLDSVSKVVNTVARSMGAGAFHAGVEVYGYEYSFGYIVDGETGVTKTNARFHPYHVYRESIPMGKTPLTKEEVDLLVEVMKLQWIGDTYDILSRNCLNYADYFCNLLDVGSIPDWVMSLQKKVTWVKSNINVAATKLKELNKAAGIPSVIKYLKKKYKENSDYEG, encoded by the exons ATGAAAAAAGGGAGTAGAGAAAATAGTACAGAATATagaaatgaagaaaaaggaTGTAATATCCTTGACTATGATGAAAGCAGCAAAATTAAAAGTATACCAGAACCAGATTTTAATTCCAATATggtttatttaaatatttatgattTAGATTCAGTTTCAAAGGTTGTTAATACTGTAGCTAGATCAATGGGAGCAG GTGCTTTTCATGCTGGTGTAGAAGTATATGGTTATGAATATTCATTTGGCTACATAGTGG ATGGTGAAACGGGCGTAACAAAAACAAATGCGCGCTTTCATCCATATCATGTATATCGTGAAAGTATTCCTATG gg taAAACTCCATTAACCAAAGAAGAAGTTGATCTTTTGGTTGAAGTTATGAAGTTACAATGGATAGGTGATACATATGATATATTATCaag aAATTGCTTAAATTATGCTGATTATTTCTGTAATCTATTgg ACGTAGGTAGCATACCTGATTGGGTTATGagtttacaaaaaaaagttaCTTGGGTAAAGTCAAATATAAATGTTGCAGCTACTAAATTAAAA gaaTTAAATAAAGCTGCTGGAATACCAAGtgttataaaatatttaaagaaaaaatacaaaGAAAATAGTGATTACGAAGGGTAa